From the Penaeus vannamei isolate JL-2024 chromosome 37, ASM4276789v1, whole genome shotgun sequence genome, the window actgatagataaatgaatgaataagtgaactgatagataaatgaatgaataagtgaactgatagataaatgaatgaataagtgaactgatagataaatgaatgaataagtgaactgatagataaatgaatgaataagtgaactgatagataaatgaatgaataagtgaactgatagataaatgaatgaataagtgaactgatagataaatgaatgaataagtgaactgatagataaatgaatgaataagtgaactgatagataaatgaatgaataagtgaactgatagctaaatgaatgaataagtgaactgatagataaatgaatgaataagtgaactgatagataaatgaatgaataagtgaattgatagataaatgaatgaataagtgaactgatagataaatgaatgaataagtgaactgatagataaatgaatgaataagtgaactgatagataaatgaatgaataagtgaactgatagataaatgaatgaataagtgaactgatagataaatgaatgaataagtgaactgatagataaatgaatgaataagtgaactgatagataaatgaatgaataagtgaattgatagataaatgaatgaataagtgaactgatagataaatgaatgaataagtgaactgatagataaatgaatgaataagtgaactgatagataaatgaatgaataagtgaactgatagataaatgaatgaataagtgaactgatagataaatgaatgaataagtgaactgatagataaatgaatgaataagtgaactgatagataaatgaatgaataagtgaactgatagataaatgaatgaataagtgaactgatagataaatgaatgaataagtgaactgatagataaatgaatgaataagtgaactgatagataaatgaatgaataagtgaactgatagataaatgaatgaataagtgaagtgatagataaatgaatgaataagtgaactgatagataaatgaatgaataagtgaactgatagataaatgaatgaataagtgaactaatagataaatgaatgaataagtgaattgatagataaatgaatgaataagtgaagtgatagataaatgaatgaataagtgaattgatagataaatgaatgaataagtgaactgatagataaatgaagtgatagatagatgaataaagaattaCATTtctagataggtaagtaggtaagtgaattgatagatagatgaattgatgataagtaaattgataagtaaagtaatagatagatgaataaataaatgcattggtacatagatgaatagatgagggaattaatagatagatgaatagatgagagagttaacagatagatgaagagataaggGAATGAATGGACAGAGGaatgaatcaataaatagaaaaattaacgaattaatagataaagaaatagacgaagagctgacacaaacacacaaataaatggaataagtagatgaatagatcaATTTCAGCGACTCAGAATGGACGGCCGCCCACAGACCAGCCCACGGACATTCCGCCCCGCCCCACCGCCCACGCCCAGTAAAGAGGTCCTCTTGCTGGCGAGCGAAGGCGACGCAGAGGGCGTGAAGAGGCtggcggaggagggggcggacTTGGAGgcgatgggcgtgcgggcggacgagagaggtaagggagggaggggacgggagagaaagagaggaagtgatggaagagagggggtgggtgagggagggaaaggagagagagagagagagagagagagagagagagagagagagagagagagagagagagagagagagagagagagagagagagagagagagagagagcgagagcgagacaggagagggagggaaagagaaagagaaagagaaagagagagagagagagagagagagagagagagagagagagagagagaaagagaaagagaaagagagagagagagagagagagagagagagagagagagagagagagagagagagagagagagagagagagagagagagagagagagagagagagagagagagaggaagagagagagggagagagaggagagagaggagagagagagagggagagatagagcgagagagggaaggagagagagagagagagagagagagagagagagagagagagagagagagagagagagagagagagagagatagagaggagggagagagggagagagagagagagagagagagagagagagagagagaggagggagagccctGACCTTCAGACATCGCGTGACGAATTTTCTCAAAAGGTGTTTCTCCTCAGGGCTGCGGGCGCTCCACctggcggcgcgggcgggcgacGCGGCCGTGGCCAGGGCGCTCGTGGAGGGCGGCGCCGATGTTCACGCCGAGGGGCCCGGAGGTAAGCCTCGGGCTGcgttttcattcacacacacacacacacacacacacacacacacacacacacacacacacacacacacacacacaaatatagatatatatatatatatttacctatatatatatatatatatattcatacatatatatatacttatatatatatatatatatatatatgtgtgtgtgtgtgtgtgtgatatatgtgcgtgtgtgtgtgtgtgtgtgtgtgtgtgtgtgtgtgtgtgtgtgtgtgtgtgtgtgtatgcatatatagatagattgatagatagacagatagatatagatatgaacataaATCGTCTTTCTAGGCTTCCGCTCCATCCACTACGCCGCGAGTTGTGGCAACGTCGAGATCCTGAAGCTGCTGCAGGAGGCGCGGTGCGACCTGAAGGCGACCACGGCGGAGGGACTCACAGCCCTCCACCTGGCGGCAGAAAAGGGCCACCTCAGGGCCACCGAATGGCTGGTCGCCTGCGCTGGACTCGACGCAACGAGGGCCACGCAAGCAGGCGTCTCCGTGCTGGACTTGGCTCAGCAGAGTGCCAAGGCGAGCGTCGTGGCCTACGTGCAGGATGTAAGTAATGGagggctgctctctctctctctctctctctctctctcgctctctctctctcgctctctctctctctctcgctctctcgctctctctcgctctctctctctctctctctctctctctctctctctctctctctctctctctctctctctctctctctcgcttgatcgcccgcttggtctctctctctctctgtctcgctctctctctctctctctctgtctctcgctctctctctctcgctctctctctctctctcgctctctctctctcgctctctcgctctctctcgctctctctctctctctctctctctctctctctctctctctctctctctctctctctctctctctctctctctctttcgctgcttctctctctctctctctcgctctctctctctctctctctctctctctctctctctctctctctctctctctctctctctctctctctctcgctcacgctcgctcgctctgatctctttctttttctctctgtctggctgtctgtctggctcagtctctctctctctctctcgctcgctcgctcgctcgctctctttctctttctctctctctctctctctctctcctccgcccctctcccctctctctctcactcaccactcactctctctctctctctctccctcttctctctctctctctctctctctctctctctctctctctctctctctctctctctctctcactcagtcactcactcactcactcactcattctctctctctcttctctcttctctctctctctctctctctctctctctcccactcaccaccaccactcaccactcactctctctctctctctctctctctccctcctccctccctcccccactcaccactcactcaccaccactcactcactcactcctctctctctctctctctctctctctctctctctctctctctctctctctctctctctctctctctctctctctctctctctctctctctctctctctctctctctttccacgcacacacaactataaagaaagagggagagaacctgGGCTCACGATCTCAAGGGAAAGGCAGTTGCATACGTCAATGAGTTTGTACTGATATACTGACACGTCTAAAGCAGAAGgtaatcatcatatatatatatatatatatatatatatatatatatatatatatatatatatatatatatatatatatatatatatatatatatatatatatatatatacataatatatacataatatatacataatataaataatataacaataatataatataatataataataatatatacatatattatataatatatacatataatataataataataatataatataataataacatatacatatattatataatatatacatataatataataataatgatataatataataataatatatacataaactgtaCTCTTCCAGTGCCTGCAAACGGCAGCTGAACGCGAcaagcgaaaagaggaagagaaaggaaacaagcgaaaaaaggaagagaaaggaaacgagcgaaaaagggaagagaaaggaaacgagcgaaaaaaggaagagaaaggaaacgagcgaaaaaaggaagagaaaggaaacgagcgaaaaaaggaagagaaaggaaacgagcgaaaaaaggaagagaaaggaaacaagcgaaaaaaggaagagaaaggaaacaagctaaaaaaggaagagaaaggaaacgagcgaaaagaggaagagaaaggaaacaagcgaaaagaggaagagaaaggaaacaatcgaaaagaggaagagaaaggaaacgagcgaaaaaaggaagagaaaggaaacgagcgaaaaaaggaagagaaaggaaacaagcgaaaagaggaagagaaaggaatcaagcgaaaaaaggaacagaaaggaaacaagcgaaaagaggaagagaaaggaaacaagcgaaaaaaggaagagaaaggaaacgggcgaaaaaaggaagagaaaggaaacaagcgaaaagaggaagagaaaggaaacgagcgaaaagaggaagagaaaggaaacaagcgaaaaaaggaagagaaaggaaacgagcgaaaagaggaagagaaaggaaacgagcgaaaaaaggaagagaaaggaaacaagcgaaaagaggaagagaaaggaaacgagcgaaaaaaggaagagaaaggaaacaagcgaaaagaggaagagaaaggaaacgagcgaaaagaggaagagaaaggaaacaagcaaaataaggaggagaaaggaaacaagcgaaaagaggaagagaaaggaaacaagcgaaaagaggaagagaaaggaaacgagcgaaaaaaggaagagaaaggaaacgagcgaaaaggggaagagaaaggaaacaagcgaaaagaggaagagaaaggaaacgagcgaaaagaggaagagaaaggaaacaagcaaaataaggaagagaaaggaaacgagcgaaaagaggaagagaaaggaaacgagcgaaaaaaggaagagaaaggaaacaagcgaaaaaaggaagagaaaggaaacgagcgaaaaaaggaagagaaaggaaacgagcgaaaagaggaagagaaaggaaacgagcgaaaagaggaagagaaaggaaacaatcgaaaagaggaagagaaaggaaacgagcgaaaagaggaagagaaaggaaacaagcgaaaagaggaagagaaaggaaacgagcgaaaagaggaagagaaaggaaacaagcaaaataaggaggagaaaggaaacaagcgaaagaaggagaaaggaaacgagcgaaaagaggaagagaaaggaaacaatcgaaaagaggaagagaaaggaaacgagcgaaaagaggaagagaaaggaaacaagcgaaaagaggaagagaaaggaaacaagcgaaaagaggaagagaaaggaaacgagcgaaaagaggaagagaagggaaacgagcgaaaagaggaagagaaaggaaacgagcgaaaagaggaagagaaaggaaacaagcaaaataaggaagaaaaaggaaacgagcgaaaaaaggaagagaaacgaaacaatcgaaaagaggaagagaaaggaaacgagcgaaaaaaggaagagaaaggaaacaagcgaaaaaaggaagagaaaggaaacaagcgaaaagaggaagagaaaggaaacgagcgaaaaaaggaagagaaaggaaacaagcgaaaaaaggaagagaaaggaaacaagcgaaaagaggaagagaaaggaaacaagcgaaaagaggaagagaaaggaaacgagcgaaaagaggaagagaaaggaaacgagcgaaaagaggaagagaaaggaaacaagcaaaataaggaggagaaaggaaacgagcgaaaaaaggaagagaaaggaaacgagcgaaagaaggaagagaaaggaaacaagcgaaaaaaggaagagaaaggaaacgagcgaAAGGAATTAGGAACACCTGACTTGAATTCACAGGTTAGTGTTGAGTTGAGGTTCCGTCATGAGGTCCCATTGGTTATGTGGTTTTAATGATCATTTTCCTGCATGCTGATTGTGGGAAATGTGTGCAATGAGTTCGACTGCAGAGTACGAGCAGTTTTGAAAGGAATTTCACatcacctctctcacctctctctctctctctctctctctctctctctctctctctctctctctctctctctctatctatctatctatctatctatctatctatctatctctctctctctctctctctctctctctctctctctttatttatttattttactatctatctcttccctctctctctctctctctatttatctaaacatctatctcttctctctctctccctccctccctccctttctctctctctctctctctctctctctctctctctctctctctctctctctctctctctctctctctctctctctctctctctctctctatctatctatctatctatctatctatctatctctctctctctctctctctctctctcttatttatttattttactatctatctcttcctctctctctctctctctctctctctctatttatctaaacatctatctcttcctctctctctctccctccctctccctttctctctctctctctctctctctctctctctctctctctctctctctctctctctctctctctctctctccctctctctctctctctctctctctctctctctctctctctctctctctctctctctctctctctctctctctctctctctctctctctctctctctctctctctctcttcctctctctctctctctcttctctctctctctctctctctctctctctctctctctctctctctctctctctctctctctctctctctctctctctctctctctctctttatttatcttactattctatctattcctctctctctctctctctctctctctctctctctctctctctctctctctctctctctctctctctctctctctctctctctctttctctctctctctctctctctctctctctctctctctctctctctctctctctctctctctctctctctctctctctctctctttttaattttattttttcttactatctatctcttcctctctctctctctctctctctcgctctctctctctctctctctctctctctctctctctctctctctctctctctctctctctctctctctctctttatttatcttactatctatctcttcctctctctctctctctctctctctttatttatcttactatctatctcttcctctctctctctctctctctctctctctctctctctctctctctctctctctctctctctctctctctctctctctctctctctctctctctctctctctctctcgctcgctctagctctcgcctctcgctctctctctctctctatttatctaactatctatctcttcctctctcccccccccctctctctctctctctctctctctctctctctctctctctctctctctctctctctctctctctctctctctctctctctctctctctctcgctctctctcgctctctgtctctctatttatctaactatctatctcttcctctctctctcccttcctcttcctctctctctctttatctctccctctttctctctctctcttgctctctccctctctctcacactctctctctctctctctctctctctctctctcactctctctctctctctctctctctctctctctctccctctctttctctctctctctctctctctctccctctccctcccttcctccctctctctctctctctctctccctctctctctctctctctctctctctctctctctctctctgtctctctctctctctctctctctctctctctctctctctttctttctctttctctttctctttctctttctctccctctctcccttctctctctctctctctctctctctctctctctctctctctctctctctctctctctctctctctctctctctctctctctctctctctctctctccattccgtcCATCACTCTGCCAAATGTCCAAAACCCATTCACCCCACGCAGATCCTGTCCATGTCAAGCAAGGGGGATGTAGAGGGCGTGAAGAGGCTGGCGAATGCAGGAGTGCATCTGGAGACGGCGAGCTCCCTTCCAGCTGAAAAAGGTGGCCGTTTTTCCGTTGTTCCTAAATAGCCTTCTCTATCTTGGTTGATCAAGCACGTGCAAATCATCCTATCACTGTGTTGTTGATGACTAAGACCACTCTAATGCACGTTTCACATTACTTATCTTCTCTGATATATTTGGGTCTGTTGCCgaaagaaatgtatatgtatacatagatagatatagatatatgcaattgctttgaatctctctctctctgatccacAAACTtcttaaatattcataaaaaaactcAAGCATTTCTCAAAAGGATTCCGAGCCGTCCACTACGCATCCAGGGGCGGCCACGTCGAGTTGCTGAAGGTCCTGCAGGAGCTGGAGGTCAACCTCAGGGCCCTGACGGACGAAGGGGACACGGCGCTCCACGTGGCGTCCGGCTATGGCAACTTGGCCGCCGTCAAGTGGCTGGTGGAACAAGGGGGTTTCAACGGCGACGCGCTCTTGACGGGGAAGGGCTCGGCGCTGGAGGTAGCCAGAGATGCGCGAGACAAGGGAATTGTAAAATATCTAGTGCATGTCAGTAACAGGGTTCTGGAAATGTGAACGAGTGTGtttttcattactattcattCAAAATTCCATTCATACATTCTTGCCGTCTTCACTGTGTATAATCTTACCCTATTAAGTTAGTAGTTTTGGTGTTTGCGCATGATTAatagttttatttcgtttttcttttggtTCGAGGATTgacttcatcttttatttatttatttttttatcttttatctaatcCATAATTCATCAAAATTATTCCATGGTAAGAAATATCCCAATTCATGTAAATATTCATTTTATCTGATCAATTTATTTCAGCCATTCTTGTTTCCACTTCCAGTTCCAGTTGGTTAGTGCTCTGCTCACGGGAGATGTGAAGACGCTCGAACAGATGGCAAAAGATGGTGTTAATCTTGATCCCGCTTATATATACAACAAAGGCCATGGTAGTaacactattttttcttctcacccAAACCCCcgctatgtctctccctctctctctctctctctctctctgtctctctctctctctctctctctctctctctctctctctctctctctctctctctctctctctctctctgtctgtctctctctcccgatctcactccttccttcccttctcttcacctctcgtCATTCCAGGCAGTCATCTGTTTTAAACACCCATGGGCTGGATCAAGCAAGCCGTGGGTTAGAtgaactcccccctctctctctctctctttctctcccttgctctttctctctctctctcactcccccgttttccgtctctccccccccctctccctctccaactgaGTCTTCAAAGTATAACGTATTGAAAATTTCACTAAAAGTAACCCTTTGGTCACAGGCAACCCATGTAAAACTCCATAACAGTAAGCAACCAAGAACAAGTGATAACATCGACCCACGCCCTTCTGCGCAGGCTTCCGGTCCGTCCACTACGCAGCCAAGGGCGGTCACCTCAGTGTCCTCAAGATGCTGCAGAGGAAGAAATGCAAACTGAAAGCCACGACGCCCGAGGGCCTCACCGCCCTCCACATCGCCGCCGAGAACGGCCACTTGGCAGCCACCAAGTGGCTGATCGGCTTCGCCGGCCTGGACGTCGCCTGCGTCTCGAGGGCTGGGCTTACGGCGGCGGACctggcggcgcgggcggggagcGCGGACGTGGTCGCCTACTTGCAGGACGTGAGTGCGGGCGGCGCAGTGGAGGCAGAGTGGTCACGGCACATGGCGTGTgtgaacacgcacacagacatacacttacacacacatacatgcagcaatatatatgtatgcatatgttcctCCGTTTCTTTGCATTTcttaattcctctttccctttactaGCACGACGTTTTAAAAGCCCTGCTGGACGGAGACACTCAGGTAGTCAGAGGAGCGCTACAGACAGGCACCGACGTCGACAAACTGTGCATGGAGAAGAACATTAAAGGTAAACACTGAACCTGCAATGGAGGCAAAGTGAAAAACGACCAAAGGCGATGATCTCGTGACCCATTTGCGTCCTCCCAATAACCTCCCGTTGTCATCTacaatatattctttttatttacacTAGATACATCATCCTTGTATGCATATTCTTATCGTCTATTTATTGTTACATTTCTCGATTCATGAACacatttatccttttcttattatgTACCATATTCTTAGGTTATTcacttattttcatatatcttttcatcaactattttctttatttattgttatctaattatcattaaatGCTTGATTATTGCATTCTATTCTACTATATTACTTGCATTACCAATTTCTCTGCATTATGAACCTGGGAttatccatacacacactcatatatacacacacactcacatatacatatacacgtctgAAGGTTTCTCCCCAGTTACGTCCGAAATCCTTCTCTCTTTACGTCTGAAGGTCCCTCTGCCTTTATCCTGAAGATCCTCCTTTACATCAGAAGGCGCGACCCCGTTTGTGTCTGAGGATCTTCACATGGCAAAGATCTCCAGACTTAAAACAGAACTTCTGAGTGACAGTGTCAAACGCCTCAGGGTTTCAGGCTGTCCACTACGCCGCCAAGGGAGGCCAGGTTCCCATCCTTGAAATCCTGAAGGAGAGCAATTGCAACCTAAAGGGTGTAACTAACGAGGGACTCTCGGCCCTGCACTACGCCGTCAGATACGACCAACTGGACGCCGTGAAGTggctggtggaggagggggagctggACGTCTCCTGCACGAGTAAGAAGGGGTCCTCCGCCTTGGACTTCGCAAGGGACAAGAAGAAGCAGGAAATCGCTGCTTATCTCGAGAGTGTGAGTGATGGGACTCCATGCCAGGCATTTTGGGGCATTTcctgattttttccttcttcatgaaggccttctcattctccttctctcactcactttctctctgccttctctttctccttctttctctcactttctctctgtcttctctttctccttctctctctctcttactttctctctgtttttgtttccgtctctcatataaatggtaaaaaaaaaaaaaaacaccacaataCCCTACaaacatcacaataataataataacaataataaatctacaatgataatgataccaatgatgctggtggtaattatgataatgatggtatttataGAGATGatagaatattgatgatgatactaattatagcgaagatggtgataataatgacgatggtaatattataaaaaaaagtatcgGTTTATCGTAAGTTTTTCGCTGCAGCTAATTCAAACCAAAGAGGGTATTGGTCGAAGAGGCAGAGGTCGTTCGAAGCGCAAGAAAGAGAAGGTTAAAGGCGTGAAGACTCAGGAAACGACCAGTGAACTGAACTCTGAGGTACGACAGACAGCTGCGGGGAAAGGAAACGACAAATTACCTGATAGTTTGTGGAtcgttgttatttgttttattttcgtgaGAATGGAGATGAGGACCATCATTTCTTGAATACTTTTTGTTGGAATTACTAAAATGGAATTCCAAACATGGAcacaactaaatatatatacatatacatacatatatatatatatatatatatatatatatatatatatatatatatatatggatacaacaaatatatatatatatatatatatatatatatatatatatatatatatatagatagatagatagatagatagatagatagatagatagatagatagatgcaacaatatatatatatatatatggatacaacaatatatatatatataaatataaggatacaacaatatatatacatatatatacatatatatatacatatatatatgggtacaacaatatatatgtatatacatatatggatacaacaatatatatatatatatatatatatatatatatatatatcgaatcgcTAGCAGCGCCTAACTGACCAATAGGTCCCCACTAGCAAATTCTGGTTCGTTGAACAGCCCGGCTATTAGGGCATGTTTCTATCATTGCCCGAGTATCTTACCTTCTGTGGGAGTGTACTGTACACTCACTACCACACCCacatacgtaagtgtgtgtggaaGCTTGTTCTAAATAATGGGGAGTGATATCAATGGGAATAGGAAACCCTGCAATTCATTAATTCAGATAGGTCGatttgaaatagaaatagaaatcgtAAACATAAGGCATAAAATGTTCATAGATCCTGTTGATGGCGCGGATGGGAGACGCGGAGGGTGTAAAGAGGCTGGCGGAGGAAGGCGCGAACATGGAAGTGAAAAATCTGCGAGCGAGCGATCGAGGTGGGTCAGCTGTGGTCTCTTTGGTGCACGTATGCATGtaagcatttatttatatgtatacaaacacacacacacacacacacacacacacacacagacacacacacacacacacacacacacatatatatatatatatatatatatatatatatatatatatatatatatatatatatatatatatgtttatatgtatatatatatatatatatatatatatatatatatatatatatatatatatatatacatacatatatatatatatatatatatatatatatatatgaatatatatatatatatatatatatatatatatatatatatatacatatataatgtatacacatacatatgcatacacacacacacacacacacacacacacacacacacacacacacacacacacacacacacacacacacacacacacacacacatatatatatatatatatatatatatatatatatatatatat encodes:
- the LOC113822375 gene encoding uncharacterized protein isoform X8, whose amino-acid sequence is MTSTDVPTGYGPRSWPCFKDNEDRTTMEQKKWTPSTIRQQKKIGEEADDEKAKKVPKARHAKVRTLLHFAVERGRISTITTLLQQGADIDESDHNGRTALLVAADKGDAEVLEALLEAGADVAAGDNQGMCAVHLAAAAGNVEALALLKARACDLRVGDGQGRSPLHVAAERGQVSAVQWLLKEGVPVGAADGRSRTPLDAARALGHEDVVAVLEEALQLPRQSQEDAKDAEDTAGDAEESLPSTDRKKDTEASEVLTLHGDEVEAADLCPLHQYVLAGDAEAAQELIDGGANIHEKGPAGRSAVHIAAEKGHLDVLKVLIEAGCEVTVGDSKGRQPIHLAALGGHAALLQVLHDNSASLQNYDRKGMRAIHFAAAGGSEVTLDLLLQLKCDLDLVDAENRTPLHLAVLQGQRGAVEWLLTKRATADKKDVRNQTPLDLARALGRREIEELLGRRGRRAPRLRMDGRPQTSPRTFRPAPPPTPSKEVLLLASEGDAEGVKRLAEEGADLEAMGVRADERGLRALHLAARAGDAAVARALVEGGADVHAEGPGGFRSIHYAASCGNVEILKLLQEARCDLKATTAEGLTALHLAAEKGHLRATEWLVACAGLDATRATQAGVSVLDLAQQSAKASVVAYVQDCLQTAAERDKRKEEEKGNKRKKEEKGNERKREEKGNERKKEEKGNERKKEEKGNERKKEEKGNERKKEEKGNKRKKEEKGNKLKKEEKGNERKEEEKGNKRKEEEKGNNRKEEEKGNERKKEEKGNERKKEEKGNKRKEEEKGIKRKKEQKGNKRKEEEKGNKRKKEEKGNGRKKEEKGNKRKEEEKGNERKEEEKGNKRKKEEKGNERKEEEKGNERKKEEKGNKRKEEEKGNERKKEEKGNKRKEEEKGNERKEEEKGNKQNKEEKGNKRKEEEKGNKRKEEEKGNERKKEEKGNERKGEEKGNKRKEEEKGNERKEEEKGNKQNKEEKGNERKEEEKGNERKKEEKGNKRKKEEKGNERKKEEKGNERKEEEKGNERKEEEKGNNRKEEEKGNERKEEEKGNKRKEEEKGNERKEEEKGNKQNKEEKGNKRKKEKGNERKEEEKGNNRKEEEKGNERKEEEKGNKRKEEEKGNKRKEEEKGNERKEEEKGNERKEEEKGNERKEEEKGNKQNKEEKGNERKKEEKRNNRKEEEKGNERKKEEKGNKRKKEEKGNKRKEEEKGNERKKEEKGNKRKKEEKGNKRKEEEKGNKRKEEEKGNERKEEEKGNERKEEEKGNKQNKEEKGNERKKEEKGNERKKEEKGNKRKKEEKGNERKELGTPDLNSQILSMSSKGDVEGVKRLANAGVHLETASSLPAEKGFRAVHYASRGGHVELLKVLQELEVNLRALTDEGDTALHVASGYGNLAAVKWLVEQGGFNGDALLTGKGSALEVARDARDKGIVKYLVHFQLVSALLTGDVKTLEQMAKDGVNLDPAYIYNKGHGFRSVHYAAKGGHLSVLKMLQRKKCKLKATTPEGLTALHIAAENGHLAATKWLIGFAGLDVACVSRAGLTAADLAARAGSADVVAYLQDHDVLKALLDGDTQVVRGALQTGTDVDKLCMEKNIKGFQAVHYAAKGGQVPILEILKESNCNLKGVTNEGLSALHYAVRYDQLDAVKWLVEEGELDVSCTSKKGSSALDFARDKKKQEIAAYLESLIQTKEGIGRRGRGRSKRKKEKVKGVKTQETTSELNSEILLMARMGDAEGVKRLAEEGANMEVKNLRASDRGLRPLHLCALAGHAAALEALIGCGADVHAGGPQGLSVVHYASRGGHVEVLKVLQELGVDLWALTDAEETALHVAADYGNLAAVKWLVEQGGFESVSLSREEGSALDLARKSCEKAVVQYLMNVQLLNALTSGDLSTVNELIEEGIKIDDENAVGKREGFRIVHHATDSGHKGILKLLKQAECNMEAATEEGQTALHVAARGGKAGAVRWLVERGPGDDGVSAEELARESGKAGAVRWLVEHGRGGDGVSAEELAREGGGRPVAGGVRGFEGGWRGGDEVSAEELARESGGEEVVRYFEGMQRQKPLGIKLRRKCHQESTA